A single window of Tuberibacillus sp. Marseille-P3662 DNA harbors:
- a CDS encoding carbohydrate ABC transporter permease gives MINPKTATRKKSPLSTDKWLALLFLLPSLILLAIFVYGFIGWTGYVSLSNWNSFVSDFSFAGFDNFSYIFHSFRFQADLRNMLFFTVFFIAAVVLLGQLLAVLIDQNIKGESFFRNIFLFPMALSFVVTGVVWRWVLNPQTGVNLLLEKFGVHLEWYTDTTVFPTIHIGQIEFGLPLALIAVIIAAVWQMTGFSLAMYLAGLRGVPDELREAARMDGASEFQIYRKVILPQLRPITFGVIVMMAHISLKIFDLIYTMTGPGANFVTDMPAVYMFETTFQGNFYAQGAAIAIILLILVAIFIVPYLISSRKGES, from the coding sequence TTGATCAATCCGAAGACAGCGACGCGGAAAAAGAGTCCGCTTTCGACCGATAAATGGCTCGCGCTGCTTTTCTTGTTACCATCATTGATTTTGCTCGCTATATTTGTGTATGGTTTTATTGGATGGACCGGTTACGTGTCTTTAAGTAATTGGAATTCATTTGTTTCTGACTTTTCGTTCGCTGGTTTTGACAATTTCTCATACATTTTTCATAGTTTTCGATTTCAAGCTGATTTGCGCAACATGTTGTTCTTCACCGTCTTTTTTATCGCGGCTGTGGTCCTATTAGGACAACTGTTAGCCGTGCTTATTGACCAAAATATTAAAGGCGAATCGTTTTTTAGAAATATATTTTTATTTCCGATGGCGCTCTCTTTCGTTGTTACCGGTGTTGTATGGCGTTGGGTCTTGAATCCTCAAACCGGTGTCAACTTATTATTAGAAAAATTCGGTGTGCACCTTGAATGGTATACCGACACGACAGTATTTCCAACGATTCATATTGGACAAATCGAATTTGGGTTACCATTGGCATTAATTGCGGTCATAATTGCCGCTGTGTGGCAAATGACTGGATTTTCACTGGCAATGTACCTAGCGGGGTTGCGCGGGGTTCCTGATGAGTTACGTGAAGCGGCCAGAATGGATGGAGCAAGTGAGTTTCAAATCTATCGAAAAGTCATTTTGCCGCAATTACGTCCAATTACATTCGGTGTCATTGTGATGATGGCGCATATTTCATTAAAGATCTTCGATTTGATTTATACCATGACAGGACCTGGGGCGAATTTCGTAACTGACATGCCAGCGGTCTATATGTTTGAAACGACTTTCCAAGGCAATTTCTATGCCCAAGGCGCCGCGATCGCAATTATATTGCTTATCTTAGTCGCCATCTTTATTGTGCCTTATTTAATTTCCAGCAGGAAGGGGGAAAGTTAA
- a CDS encoding sugar-binding protein — MLKIRNVIYIILVTLLMVSLAFSVYFIMKTLQYTSTVDTKTATDEPSYHFVLISEEVGNPYWDEVKAGAKKAGKAFGAAVEFKGPAQSDKELHAEAVEAAIAAKVDGIIVQGLDKQLLKPVINQAIQQGIPVITVDGDVPKSRRIAYVGTNNFQAGFQAGQTLIKATNGSAQVGIVTGGLASSSQKQRIKGFRAALEKQSGMTIIAVESSHISRIQAAERTYKIFKEHPDVTALFGTSALDGQGMAAVVGLLDKTNEVSILAFDALQETLDLINKGSIDATIAQQPYQMGYKSVNLMVDVINGRQVPEMNYTKTKVIRAQDLPLNRPSMQKGRERP, encoded by the coding sequence ATGCTTAAAATCCGTAATGTTATCTATATTATACTTGTTACCCTATTAATGGTGTCACTCGCTTTTTCCGTTTACTTTATTATGAAAACGCTTCAATACACATCGACCGTTGATACAAAAACAGCCACTGATGAGCCATCCTATCATTTTGTCCTCATTTCTGAGGAAGTGGGTAACCCCTATTGGGATGAAGTCAAAGCCGGAGCGAAAAAGGCTGGAAAGGCGTTTGGTGCGGCTGTCGAGTTCAAGGGACCAGCGCAAAGCGATAAAGAGTTACATGCGGAAGCGGTGGAAGCAGCGATTGCGGCGAAAGTCGATGGCATCATCGTTCAAGGACTGGACAAACAGCTGCTTAAGCCCGTCATTAATCAAGCGATTCAACAAGGGATTCCCGTGATCACGGTGGACGGAGATGTACCGAAAAGCCGGCGTATCGCCTACGTTGGGACCAATAACTTTCAAGCGGGATTCCAGGCTGGACAAACTTTAATCAAGGCGACAAACGGGAGTGCTCAAGTCGGCATTGTGACAGGCGGACTGGCCTCATCCAGTCAAAAGCAAAGAATCAAAGGGTTTCGCGCTGCGCTTGAAAAACAATCAGGCATGACAATCATCGCTGTTGAATCGTCACATATCTCACGGATTCAAGCAGCGGAAAGAACCTATAAAATCTTTAAAGAACATCCTGATGTGACGGCGCTGTTCGGGACAAGTGCTTTGGATGGTCAAGGGATGGCGGCCGTTGTCGGGCTTTTGGATAAAACCAATGAGGTTAGCATTCTCGCTTTCGATGCCTTGCAGGAAACACTGGATCTGATTAACAAGGGCAGCATCGATGCAACGATTGCTCAACAACCTTATCAGATGGGCTATAAAAGTGTGAACTTAATGGTTGATGTCATTAATGGTAGGCAGGTTCCCGAAATGAATTACACTAAGACGAAGGTCATTCGGGCGCAAGATTTACCGTTAAACAGGCCATCCATGCAAAAAGGACGTGAGCGCCCGTGA
- a CDS encoding ABC transporter substrate-binding protein codes for MKRMSSVLLAMVMMLAMVLTACNSSSETKGSGDSSEGGSSGSKSGDLEIFSWWTAGGEADGLKALMNQFNNKYPDIEVTNAAVAGGAGSNAKAVLATRMQGGDPPSTFQVHGGAELMTWVDSSKMANLNDMYEENGWNDIFPKELIDLLSKDGDIYGVPVDIHRGNVFFYNKKIFEDNNIKEPKTYEDFFKAAEKLKSKGITPLALGDKNVWPATMLFENALLANLGPDQYRQLWNGDVPFDDPAVKKSAETVKKMLGYVNKGHSSLAWQDAAQMVVDGKAAMTVMGDWAKGFFTSKDLEPKKDFGWFTSPGTDDMFMVINDSFGLPKGVENPDNVKKFLKVLASKESQVKFNQLKGSIPARTDIDHSKFDVYAQETMDDFSSASLTPSLAHGSAAPEGFATKANQAVNIFVTQKNVDQLIQSLQQASSQLK; via the coding sequence ATGAAACGTATGTCCAGTGTGTTGTTAGCTATGGTCATGATGCTTGCCATGGTTTTAACGGCTTGTAATTCTAGTTCAGAAACGAAGGGATCTGGCGATTCATCCGAGGGAGGGTCATCGGGCTCCAAAAGTGGTGATTTAGAAATATTCAGTTGGTGGACGGCCGGCGGTGAAGCTGACGGTCTAAAAGCATTAATGAATCAATTCAATAACAAATATCCAGATATCGAAGTGACTAATGCAGCCGTGGCTGGTGGCGCAGGTTCCAATGCCAAAGCGGTGCTTGCCACTCGCATGCAAGGCGGGGATCCACCATCGACTTTCCAAGTCCACGGTGGCGCGGAATTAATGACATGGGTAGATTCCAGTAAAATGGCCAATTTGAATGACATGTATGAGGAAAATGGTTGGAATGATATATTCCCTAAAGAATTAATCGATCTGCTCAGTAAAGACGGTGACATTTATGGGGTACCCGTGGATATTCACCGCGGCAACGTTTTCTTCTACAATAAAAAAATCTTTGAAGACAATAACATCAAAGAACCTAAAACGTATGAAGACTTTTTTAAAGCAGCCGAAAAGCTAAAATCCAAAGGAATTACACCGTTGGCGCTTGGAGATAAAAACGTGTGGCCGGCAACGATGTTGTTCGAAAATGCGCTGCTCGCTAATCTTGGTCCCGATCAATATCGCCAACTATGGAATGGTGATGTACCGTTTGATGATCCTGCTGTTAAGAAATCAGCGGAAACCGTTAAGAAAATGCTTGGCTATGTTAATAAAGGTCATAGTTCACTCGCCTGGCAGGATGCCGCACAAATGGTTGTTGACGGCAAAGCTGCGATGACGGTTATGGGTGACTGGGCCAAAGGTTTCTTTACAAGTAAAGACTTAGAACCGAAAAAAGATTTCGGATGGTTTACCTCTCCAGGAACGGATGACATGTTCATGGTTATTAACGATTCCTTCGGGCTGCCTAAAGGCGTTGAAAATCCTGACAACGTGAAAAAATTCTTGAAGGTGCTGGCATCAAAGGAAAGTCAGGTGAAGTTTAATCAATTAAAAGGTTCGATCCCAGCCAGAACGGATATCGATCACTCCAAATTTGACGTCTATGCCCAAGAAACGATGGACGATTTTTCATCGGCTAGTTTGACGCCAAGTTTGGCTCACGGTTCAGCTGCACCTGAGGGCTTTGCTACTAAAGCGAATCAGGCGGTCAATATTTTCGTTACGCAAAAGAATGTCGATCAACTGATTCAATCTTTACAACAAGCCAGTTCACAGCTCAAGTAA
- a CDS encoding carbohydrate ABC transporter permease: MPRIVSRSLTYVLLALFSLAFLVPVYVMLVTSLKPFDEVSFARMWELPSSLNFASYGQAFSKLAPNLMNSIYLVVPATLLSALLGSLNGYVLSKWKFKGSDWVFTAILFGMFIPYQSILIPMIQFIQSIGLYNTIPGLVLVHVVYGLPITTLMFRNFYANIPKAMIESAQIDGAGFLRVYRHIIFPLSITGFVVVAIWQFTNIWNEFLFAVTITSPDQQPVMVALQNLAGSQVVEWNVQMAGALLAAMPTLLVYIFLGKFFIRGMLAGSVKG; encoded by the coding sequence ATGCCGAGAATTGTATCCAGAAGTTTGACCTATGTTCTGTTAGCGCTCTTTAGTTTAGCGTTTCTTGTTCCCGTCTATGTCATGCTGGTTACCAGTCTAAAACCGTTCGACGAGGTATCATTTGCTAGGATGTGGGAGCTTCCGAGTTCCTTGAATTTTGCTAGTTACGGGCAGGCCTTTTCAAAACTAGCTCCTAATTTGATGAATTCCATTTATCTCGTTGTGCCCGCAACATTACTGTCGGCTTTGCTAGGATCCTTAAATGGTTATGTCCTATCCAAGTGGAAGTTTAAAGGATCAGATTGGGTGTTTACCGCGATTTTGTTCGGGATGTTCATTCCGTATCAAAGTATTTTGATACCCATGATCCAATTTATTCAGAGTATTGGCCTCTATAATACGATTCCGGGTCTTGTACTTGTTCATGTGGTCTACGGGCTTCCGATTACGACCTTGATGTTCCGCAATTTTTACGCCAACATTCCAAAGGCTATGATTGAGTCGGCACAGATTGATGGAGCCGGTTTTTTGCGAGTCTATCGGCACATTATCTTTCCGCTTTCCATTACTGGATTTGTTGTCGTCGCGATTTGGCAATTCACCAACATTTGGAATGAGTTTTTGTTCGCCGTGACGATTACGTCGCCAGACCAACAACCGGTGATGGTCGCCCTGCAAAATCTAGCTGGAAGTCAAGTTGTCGAGTGGAACGTGCAAATGGCCGGAGCACTGCTTGCAGCGATGCCGACATTGCTCGTATATATTTTCCTAGGGAAATTCTTTATCCGCGGAATGCTTGCCGGCTCTGTCAAAGGGTAG
- a CDS encoding GNAT family N-acetyltransferase, whose product MKTVELKNNVTATLRHAHPKDSDDITAIRQAIVAEGFYMVSQPEEYHSTIEKEAERIQSLTTRKGKALFVAEVGGQVMGLANIDNGTKQRRAHVGVLGILVKAGWRESGVGKALMNTVLEWAKHDPLIEKVALAVFANNTRAIRLYEKLGFIEEGRRVGEMKVAGAYIDEIMMYQWV is encoded by the coding sequence ATGAAAACAGTTGAATTAAAAAACAACGTAACCGCAACCCTACGTCACGCCCATCCCAAGGATAGCGATGACATCACAGCGATCCGCCAAGCCATCGTGGCAGAAGGGTTTTATATGGTCAGTCAACCGGAAGAATATCATTCAACGATCGAAAAAGAAGCCGAACGAATCCAATCACTGACCACCCGAAAAGGAAAGGCCCTATTTGTCGCTGAGGTCGGGGGACAGGTGATGGGGCTCGCCAACATCGATAACGGGACCAAGCAGCGGCGAGCTCATGTTGGCGTGCTCGGTATTTTAGTTAAAGCGGGATGGCGGGAATCTGGTGTTGGCAAGGCCCTCATGAACACCGTTCTGGAGTGGGCGAAACACGATCCCTTAATTGAAAAGGTTGCCTTGGCCGTGTTCGCCAATAACACGAGGGCCATCCGTTTATATGAAAAATTAGGATTTATCGAAGAAGGCCGCCGAGTCGGGGAAATGAAAGTCGCAGGCGCTTACATAGATGAAATCATGATGTACCAATGGGTCTAA
- a CDS encoding sensor histidine kinase, giving the protein MIRIRTKLMVFFMALVLLLNGVAYFLYHNGQRSFEQYNHILQRLFLLNEVTQKTDAVYESLNVYIAEQTPEHYHEHLQKRKALKQEQQQLAQLIDTDKNHLLVDNYRHMITSFLEECGIVLDAFQKQKISVYPVHLTDAGDISRFIHETTLDLVNQELARYDDHYHHINQKSNYSEWMGISIFISAVLLCTLFVLWFSRGITKPIKRLSAAAQDISKGRFDGPPVEVNTRDEMRFLSNTFNDMRSNIRTLVKEMEEKSELDQLLRDMELKNLQSQINPHFLFNVLNTISKTAYLEDADRTSDLMDSTAALLRYNLANLDQPTTLSREVDIIHHYFFLQEARFGERVQFETDIDETYLSLAIPHMTLQPIVENAFIHGIESYEAGAKIQLRIKGDDTCVTVEVIDNGVGMGEETRQKLLQMEERTDAVHHRGHSTGLGVKNVMKRLELFYQQSDIFDIKSELNQGTKVTMRLPLIEIEEEDHD; this is encoded by the coding sequence GTGATCCGGATTCGTACCAAATTAATGGTGTTTTTTATGGCGCTTGTCCTCTTATTAAATGGTGTTGCATATTTCCTCTATCACAATGGACAACGTTCCTTTGAACAATATAATCACATTCTGCAACGCTTGTTTTTGCTCAATGAAGTGACGCAGAAGACGGATGCGGTCTATGAATCTTTGAATGTCTATATTGCTGAGCAAACGCCGGAACATTATCACGAACATCTGCAAAAAAGGAAAGCGCTAAAACAAGAACAGCAGCAACTTGCGCAATTGATTGATACTGACAAGAATCACTTATTGGTGGACAACTATCGACATATGATTACCAGTTTCTTAGAAGAGTGCGGTATTGTTCTGGATGCTTTTCAGAAACAAAAAATCAGCGTCTATCCTGTCCATCTAACAGATGCCGGAGATATATCACGGTTTATTCATGAAACAACGCTGGATTTGGTTAACCAAGAGCTAGCAAGATATGATGATCATTACCATCATATTAATCAGAAAAGCAATTACTCGGAGTGGATGGGCATATCGATCTTTATTTCGGCCGTCTTGCTTTGTACCCTGTTCGTTCTCTGGTTCTCAAGAGGGATTACCAAGCCGATCAAACGTTTATCGGCAGCGGCGCAAGATATTTCTAAGGGAAGATTTGATGGCCCTCCAGTTGAGGTGAACACTAGGGATGAAATGCGGTTTTTGTCCAACACTTTCAATGACATGCGCTCGAATATTCGGACATTGGTGAAGGAGATGGAAGAAAAGTCGGAACTGGACCAATTGTTGCGCGATATGGAATTAAAAAATCTGCAAAGTCAGATTAACCCACACTTTTTATTTAATGTGTTGAATACCATTTCTAAAACCGCCTACTTGGAGGATGCTGACCGAACCAGTGACTTAATGGATTCAACGGCGGCCTTATTGCGCTATAATCTCGCCAATCTTGACCAACCGACAACTTTGTCACGAGAAGTGGATATTATTCATCATTATTTTTTTCTACAAGAAGCTCGATTCGGTGAAAGGGTGCAGTTTGAAACTGACATTGATGAGACCTATTTATCTCTCGCCATACCGCATATGACGTTGCAGCCAATTGTTGAAAATGCCTTTATTCATGGGATTGAATCTTATGAAGCAGGAGCGAAAATTCAACTCAGAATCAAAGGTGATGACACCTGTGTCACAGTGGAAGTGATTGATAATGGCGTTGGCATGGGAGAGGAAACACGGCAGAAACTTTTACAAATGGAAGAGAGAACCGATGCAGTCCATCATAGGGGGCATTCCACTGGTCTTGGTGTTAAAAATGTTATGAAACGTCTAGAATTATTCTATCAACAATCCGATATATTTGATATCAAATCTGAATTGAATCAGGGCACAAAGGTGACGATGAGGCTGCCTCTAATAGAGATTGAGGAGGAAGATCATGATTAA
- a CDS encoding MFS transporter, with translation MSSQNVNTPTSSDKKPVISIALITAVCLLGDAMLYIVLPVYWQTFGLTALWQVGILLSLNRFVRLPLNPIIGWFYHQFSKRTGIIIAVILAALTTSSYGFLHGFWILALARCLWGVAWSLLRLGGFLTVIDTATEQNRGELVGTYNGLWGLGQLGGMLTGGIVADLIGITPMTTCFALLALMSLPWVFRHVPAEKVVHEEHAESGRPRLMHIFRIPQVIIVMAAGFIVAMVFFGVYGSTLSRLTETLHGNDIHLWMVTLGAASLAGCLQALKWGWDPVLAPMIGKLTDGRMGRHRLFVIALSAAGIGFVLAASITNLWLWLVVIMMIQLFATALGTLNDTIASDTATRYGKVVTMTTYTVVLDVGAAVGPTLAYALGGWLGLPMLYILLGGFMIAFAGVWLVVGRRQTDVKQEAS, from the coding sequence ATGAGCTCACAAAATGTGAACACCCCAACATCCAGTGATAAAAAACCCGTTATCAGCATTGCACTCATCACAGCGGTTTGTTTACTTGGAGATGCCATGCTGTATATTGTCTTACCTGTCTATTGGCAGACGTTTGGCTTAACCGCCCTTTGGCAAGTGGGCATCTTACTCTCGTTGAACCGGTTTGTCCGTTTACCGCTTAATCCGATCATCGGTTGGTTTTACCACCAGTTCAGCAAACGGACTGGTATCATCATTGCTGTGATATTGGCAGCGCTAACAACAAGTTCTTACGGCTTTTTACACGGCTTCTGGATATTAGCATTGGCGCGCTGCTTGTGGGGTGTGGCTTGGTCACTGCTACGGTTGGGTGGTTTTCTCACAGTGATTGATACCGCCACGGAACAGAATCGGGGCGAACTTGTTGGAACGTATAACGGGCTTTGGGGCCTTGGCCAACTCGGGGGCATGTTAACGGGCGGTATTGTCGCCGATTTAATCGGCATCACACCCATGACCACTTGTTTTGCATTGCTCGCGCTCATGAGTTTACCATGGGTATTTCGCCATGTTCCAGCAGAAAAGGTGGTTCACGAGGAACACGCCGAGTCCGGGCGTCCACGGTTGATGCATATCTTTCGCATACCACAGGTGATCATTGTGATGGCCGCTGGATTTATCGTGGCTATGGTCTTTTTCGGAGTGTACGGTTCAACATTAAGCCGATTGACGGAAACGTTGCATGGAAACGATATTCATTTATGGATGGTCACCTTGGGAGCTGCATCACTTGCCGGATGCCTTCAGGCGCTAAAATGGGGCTGGGATCCGGTACTTGCCCCTATGATCGGAAAGTTAACAGACGGACGAATGGGGCGTCATCGTTTGTTTGTGATTGCCTTATCAGCGGCCGGGATCGGTTTCGTGTTAGCAGCTAGTATTACCAATCTCTGGTTGTGGCTTGTTGTCATTATGATGATTCAACTATTTGCGACAGCGCTGGGGACGCTGAACGATACGATTGCTTCAGACACCGCCACCCGGTATGGAAAAGTCGTCACCATGACGACTTACACGGTTGTCCTTGACGTCGGCGCTGCTGTTGGTCCGACACTTGCCTACGCTCTTGGCGGTTGGCTCGGATTACCGATGTTATACATCTTATTAGGCGGGTTTATGATTGCGTTTGCCGGTGTGTGGTTGGTTGTCGGTCGCAGGCAAACGGACGTTAAGCAGGAGGCGTCATGA
- a CDS encoding response regulator transcription factor: MINILIADDEAVERKAMEKMITKGVENVTIAGEAENGRKAIELVRTLQPDIVMMDIKMPGIDGIEAVQTIHRDAPDTKFIMVTAYDTFEYARKVMKEGVKEYLLKPSHKQDIIATVKRVVEEIETERQTLHEQQALKEQLDRLKSFAESEWVVSLLLDHVHDTEVNEWQSFLDYDIQAAYAIVCRVIYQEGAWSKQVQADVYQWIKAILEQKFNCLVGPMSGNQIPVLVSIHQEQRMGNITVQSEAIQQVKAFTQTFNSNFPKHKVKAGIGTPVVTPDQFMHSYNEALIALDQVNEHANYLYYHSSLNDKTSGDHLFRREKALLDAVKSGDRAQTSTAFELYFRELTDEAGDDLATIETRLQELWVLMVRLTEDMGSPIHLSLNQPKTSSVGQLKAFVEERLMQTVERFEEWKQHNIRGLIHQAKAYIQTHFTESISLEDVAMEVELSPYYFSKIFKEHEGMTFVEYLTDSRISAAKQLLTEQRLSQKEICYDIGYRDPNYFSRVFKKKTGVSPSEFRSGHRLGHPPNPLSTKK, translated from the coding sequence ATGATTAATATATTGATCGCTGATGATGAAGCGGTTGAACGGAAGGCAATGGAAAAAATGATCACCAAAGGCGTCGAGAATGTCACCATCGCCGGTGAAGCAGAGAACGGACGTAAGGCGATTGAGTTAGTACGGACGCTGCAACCGGATATCGTCATGATGGATATCAAAATGCCGGGCATTGACGGCATCGAAGCCGTTCAGACGATCCATCGTGATGCTCCGGATACAAAATTTATTATGGTGACGGCATATGATACATTCGAATATGCCCGCAAGGTGATGAAAGAGGGGGTCAAAGAGTATTTATTGAAGCCAAGTCACAAACAAGACATTATTGCGACGGTGAAACGGGTGGTGGAGGAGATTGAGACGGAACGGCAAACGTTGCATGAACAACAAGCGTTAAAGGAACAATTGGATCGGCTTAAGTCGTTTGCTGAGTCGGAATGGGTCGTCTCACTTCTGCTGGATCACGTTCATGATACCGAAGTGAATGAATGGCAGTCGTTTCTGGATTATGATATCCAAGCGGCGTATGCCATTGTGTGCCGGGTGATCTATCAAGAAGGTGCATGGTCCAAGCAAGTACAGGCTGATGTCTATCAATGGATTAAAGCGATTTTGGAACAAAAATTCAATTGTCTTGTTGGACCGATGTCAGGGAACCAAATACCGGTTCTTGTTTCTATTCATCAGGAGCAGCGTATGGGTAACATCACGGTTCAGTCGGAAGCCATTCAACAAGTAAAGGCGTTTACCCAAACCTTCAATTCGAACTTTCCCAAGCATAAGGTGAAAGCCGGTATCGGCACACCGGTCGTCACGCCGGACCAATTTATGCATTCGTATAATGAAGCATTAATCGCACTTGATCAAGTTAATGAACACGCGAACTATTTATATTATCATTCATCTTTAAATGACAAAACGAGTGGGGATCATTTATTTAGGCGGGAGAAAGCATTGTTAGATGCGGTTAAGTCAGGTGATCGAGCGCAGACGTCAACAGCGTTTGAGCTTTATTTTCGTGAATTGACGGATGAAGCTGGTGATGACCTAGCGACAATTGAAACCCGTCTGCAGGAATTATGGGTATTAATGGTTAGGCTGACTGAGGATATGGGAAGCCCCATTCACTTATCTCTGAATCAACCCAAGACTTCATCGGTTGGTCAATTAAAAGCATTTGTAGAGGAGCGCCTCATGCAAACGGTTGAACGCTTTGAAGAATGGAAACAGCATAATATTCGAGGCCTGATACATCAAGCCAAAGCCTACATTCAAACGCATTTTACTGAATCGATATCTCTTGAAGATGTTGCTATGGAAGTTGAGCTGAGCCCTTACTATTTCAGTAAAATTTTTAAAGAACATGAAGGCATGACCTTTGTGGAATATCTCACGGACTCGCGAATATCCGCTGCGAAACAATTATTGACAGAACAACGTTTGTCGCAGAAAGAAATTTGCTATGACATTGGCTACCGGGACCCAAATTACTTCAGCCGTGTTTTTAAGAAAAAAACGGGCGTATCACCCAGTGAATTTCGCTCGGGACATCGCTTAGGTCATCCACCGAATCCCCTTAGCACAAAAAAGTGA
- a CDS encoding LCP family glycopolymer transferase, whose amino-acid sequence MKKRRVVFKSFLLFFLVVFLVLLGTGAYAYYTYDSAKTTVNDDMHESVKNIDETKAPDTEKKPEPINVLLMGVDERPDDPGRSDALIVLTLNPQKDAMQMVSIPRDTRTTIVGKGYKDKINHSYAFGGTNMTVGTVENFTDAEMDYYVKINMQGLPDVVDAVGGITVHNTLDWHDEGYYKKGYHYKKGDIHLNGEQTIGFVRMRHKDPNGDFGRNKRQRKVIEAIIDKGASFSSVTRVQDILSTLGDNVKTNMAFDNMKNLFLNYRNARQNVKQYEVQGNGTKINGIYYLQVPQKERQKVHQMIGSMNQTDAKKNMNASAAKD is encoded by the coding sequence TTGAAAAAGAGACGGGTGGTATTTAAATCCTTTCTCCTGTTTTTCCTTGTCGTATTTCTTGTTCTACTAGGAACAGGTGCTTACGCTTATTACACTTATGATTCTGCTAAAACAACGGTTAATGATGATATGCATGAAAGCGTGAAAAACATTGATGAGACAAAGGCTCCAGATACAGAGAAGAAACCTGAGCCTATCAATGTTTTGCTCATGGGTGTTGATGAACGGCCTGATGATCCCGGCCGCTCAGATGCCCTAATAGTATTAACGCTCAATCCACAGAAAGATGCGATGCAAATGGTTAGTATCCCGCGGGATACACGAACAACCATTGTCGGAAAAGGTTATAAGGATAAAATCAACCACTCCTACGCTTTTGGTGGAACGAATATGACCGTCGGAACCGTAGAAAATTTTACTGATGCAGAAATGGATTATTATGTAAAAATCAACATGCAAGGTCTGCCCGATGTCGTAGATGCTGTCGGTGGCATTACGGTTCATAATACCTTGGATTGGCATGACGAAGGCTACTATAAGAAAGGCTATCATTACAAGAAAGGTGATATCCACCTTAATGGTGAACAAACGATTGGTTTTGTCCGGATGCGTCACAAGGACCCTAATGGCGACTTTGGAAGAAATAAACGACAACGGAAAGTCATAGAAGCGATTATTGACAAAGGAGCCAGCTTTTCTTCAGTGACTCGTGTTCAAGATATCCTTTCAACTCTAGGTGACAATGTCAAAACCAACATGGCTTTCGATAACATGAAAAATTTGTTCCTGAATTATCGTAATGCCCGCCAGAATGTTAAACAATACGAAGTTCAGGGTAATGGCACAAAAATCAACGGTATCTACTATCTTCAAGTGCCTCAGAAAGAGCGACAAAAGGTTCACCAAATGATTGGTTCTATGAACCAGACGGATGCAAAGAAAAACATGAACGCCTCTGCAGCAAAAGATTAA
- a CDS encoding carbon-nitrogen family hydrolase has product MKYAMYQMDIIPGDPEANRDKIKRWVEAIVTHEKPDTVVLPEMWTTAYTLPELDRIAESNGADTIPFLQDLAKSYHINIIGGSIANQKDGGIYNTALAMNREGELVYQYDKIHLVPMLDEPTYLTGGGDKVQIFELDGVKMGLIICYDLRFPELARKLALEGVQVLHIVAEWPAARRNHWKHLQIARAIENQMFVVSCNRIGHYNDVDFAGSSMVVDPWGDSLVTASADQEETIVASLSMDDVPKVRQNVPIFSSRVPGLY; this is encoded by the coding sequence ATGAAATACGCAATGTATCAGATGGATATTATTCCTGGTGATCCGGAGGCCAATCGTGACAAGATCAAACGTTGGGTTGAGGCTATCGTCACGCACGAAAAGCCTGACACGGTAGTGTTACCGGAAATGTGGACGACAGCTTACACACTACCGGAATTAGATCGGATCGCGGAAAGCAATGGGGCGGACACGATACCATTTTTACAGGACCTTGCTAAAAGCTATCATATCAATATCATCGGTGGCTCAATTGCCAATCAAAAAGACGGTGGGATATATAATACAGCGCTAGCGATGAATCGAGAAGGTGAACTTGTTTATCAATATGACAAAATTCATTTAGTCCCGATGTTAGATGAACCTACCTATTTGACTGGCGGCGGTGATAAGGTCCAAATTTTTGAACTCGACGGTGTAAAAATGGGTCTCATCATTTGTTATGATTTGCGTTTTCCTGAATTGGCTAGGAAACTTGCATTGGAAGGTGTACAAGTCTTGCATATTGTGGCCGAATGGCCGGCGGCGCGCAGGAATCACTGGAAGCATTTGCAAATCGCCCGTGCCATCGAGAATCAAATGTTTGTCGTGTCATGTAACCGGATTGGCCATTATAATGACGTTGACTTTGCCGGTTCATCAATGGTGGTTGACCCATGGGGAGATTCGCTCGTAACGGCGAGCGCTGACCAAGAAGAAACGATTGTTGCGTCATTATCAATGGATGACGTTCCGAAAGTCAGACAAAACGTGCCGATTTTTTCGAGCCGTGTTCCAGGTCTTTATTAA